The proteins below are encoded in one region of Leptotrichia sp. oral taxon 218:
- a CDS encoding metal ABC transporter ATP-binding protein has protein sequence MQNNKQNNKKLISVKNLNFNYGKDAILSDVSLDIYKGKNVAIIGRNGGGKSTLVKLMLGFLKKKSGEINYYVDKNKIGYLPQIREFDTSFPINIFDLVISGLTKKSNLFKKFSAEDRKKTNDLLVEFGIEKLKDKLISEVSGGQLQRALIARALISSPEILFLDEPESFLDKKFEFELYEKIKQLSDSTIVVISHELDKLCCYIDSIFIVEEEIRIFEDKNEFFKSEFAHRHVHNHKI, from the coding sequence ATGCAGAATAATAAGCAAAATAACAAAAAGTTAATATCAGTAAAAAATTTGAATTTTAATTATGGAAAAGATGCTATTTTGAGCGATGTTTCGCTAGATATTTATAAAGGGAAAAATGTTGCGATAATTGGGAGAAATGGTGGCGGAAAGTCAACTTTGGTAAAACTGATGCTTGGTTTTTTGAAGAAAAAATCTGGAGAAATAAATTATTATGTTGACAAGAATAAAATTGGATATTTGCCACAAATTAGAGAATTTGATACTTCTTTTCCGATTAATATTTTTGATTTAGTGATTTCAGGACTTACAAAAAAGTCGAATTTATTTAAAAAATTTAGTGCAGAAGATAGAAAAAAGACAAATGATTTGCTTGTTGAATTTGGGATTGAAAAATTAAAAGATAAGTTAATTAGTGAAGTATCTGGAGGTCAGTTGCAAAGGGCCTTGATTGCGAGAGCTTTGATATCGTCGCCAGAGATTTTGTTTTTAGATGAGCCTGAATCTTTTTTGGATAAAAAATTTGAGTTTGAGTTGTATGAGAAAATAAAACAATTATCGGATTCTACGATTGTTGTAATTTCGCATGAACTGGATAAATTGTGCTGTTATATCGATTCGATTTTTATTGTGGAAGAAGAAATTCGTATTTTTGAAGATAAAAATGAATTTTTCAAGAGTGAATTTGCTCACAGGCATGTTCATAATCATAAAATTTAG
- a CDS encoding metal ABC transporter permease — translation MEFLEIFNYAFMRNALIVGILSSICCGIIGTYIVNKKMVFISSSISHASYGGIGIGVYLIYFFKLPLNDPLIFGLIFSILSGVLILILKDFFGVNGDLGIGIMMSFGMAIGIIFSFMTPGYQADMSTYLFGNILLSNSTNIISLLILDIITTIFFVIFYKAIVYSSFDENFYKLYGVPVKFVNYFMIIIISSAIIINIKTIGIILIISILTIPQATAAIIARKYSVIIYLSILFSFLGILFGLLFSYIFNIPSGPAIIVALIVIMLIVKMGDFVKKKIG, via the coding sequence ATGGAATTTTTAGAAATTTTTAACTATGCTTTCATGAGAAATGCTCTTATTGTAGGGATTTTATCAAGCATTTGTTGTGGAATAATAGGAACTTACATAGTAAACAAAAAAATGGTGTTCATATCGTCGAGTATCAGTCACGCTTCATATGGTGGAATCGGAATTGGAGTATATTTAATATATTTTTTCAAATTGCCACTAAATGATCCATTGATTTTTGGATTAATATTTTCAATATTATCGGGAGTATTGATACTTATACTAAAAGATTTTTTTGGTGTAAATGGTGATTTAGGAATTGGAATAATGATGTCATTTGGAATGGCGATTGGAATTATATTTTCTTTTATGACGCCAGGCTATCAAGCAGATATGTCAACTTATCTTTTTGGAAATATTTTGTTGTCAAATAGCACAAATATAATTTCGCTATTAATTTTAGACATTATTACAACTATATTTTTCGTAATTTTCTACAAAGCAATAGTTTATTCAAGTTTTGATGAAAATTTTTATAAATTATATGGCGTACCAGTCAAGTTTGTAAATTATTTTATGATTATAATAATTTCATCAGCGATTATTATAAATATAAAAACAATTGGAATTATTCTAATAATCTCAATTTTAACAATACCACAAGCAACAGCGGCAATTATCGCAAGAAAATACAGTGTAATAATATATTTGTCAATATTATTCTCATTTTTAGGAATATTATTCGGATTATTATTCTCATATATTTTCAATATTCCATCAGGACCAGCTATAATAGTGGCTTTGATTGTTATAATGTTAATTGTGAAAATGGGAGATTTTGTGAAAAAGAAAATAGGATAA
- a CDS encoding M20 family metallopeptidase — translation MNSQELNKFIKENVDKIYDEMVKIRRTIHMNPELGDEEFETSKLIKEFLAKNNIEFFEIINTGVVATIYNDDEKNGKNHTVATRADIDALPIFEENDVEYKSKNLGKMHACGHDTHTTIQLGVAKVLAENKDKWNGTVRFFFQPAEETDGGADRMIKGGALKFEKRSAGNSDFEDKEKNSKGSDRKIDAFFALHMAPEIPTGKIGVKVGKAHACSAQLKATIHGVSAHAALPHKGVDAILIGAKVLEFFQSIVSRRIDPREGAVITIGSFKGGETNNIVCDKVEMLGTIRTLSNETRLFIKETIERDLPIFVESLGGKAEVSIRLGYAPVINNEEMTDFVAENIVDLFGKDALETIKEARMDVEDVSYFLNEIPGCFFRLGTRNEAKNMVYDLHHPKFNVDEEAIKYGIGLQLKNILEYLKK, via the coding sequence ATGAATTCACAAGAATTAAATAAATTTATAAAAGAAAATGTTGATAAAATTTATGATGAAATGGTGAAAATTAGAAGAACTATACATATGAATCCTGAACTGGGGGACGAAGAATTTGAAACGAGTAAACTAATTAAAGAATTTTTGGCAAAAAATAATATTGAATTTTTTGAGATTATAAATACTGGCGTGGTTGCGACAATTTATAATGATGATGAGAAAAATGGTAAAAATCATACTGTTGCGACTAGGGCGGATATTGATGCGTTGCCAATTTTTGAGGAAAATGATGTGGAGTATAAGTCGAAAAATCTTGGAAAAATGCACGCTTGTGGGCATGATACCCATACAACTATTCAATTGGGAGTTGCGAAAGTTTTGGCGGAAAATAAGGATAAATGGAATGGAACTGTGAGATTTTTCTTTCAACCTGCAGAGGAAACCGATGGTGGTGCTGATAGAATGATAAAAGGTGGTGCTTTGAAATTTGAAAAAAGATCTGCTGGGAATAGTGATTTTGAGGATAAAGAGAAAAATAGTAAAGGTTCTGATAGAAAAATTGATGCGTTTTTTGCACTTCATATGGCACCTGAAATTCCAACTGGGAAAATTGGAGTGAAAGTTGGAAAGGCTCATGCTTGTTCAGCACAATTGAAAGCTACTATTCATGGAGTTTCAGCTCATGCGGCATTACCACATAAAGGGGTTGATGCGATATTGATTGGAGCAAAAGTTTTAGAATTTTTTCAGTCAATTGTGAGTAGAAGAATTGATCCTAGAGAAGGTGCGGTTATTACGATTGGATCATTTAAAGGTGGAGAAACAAATAACATTGTTTGTGACAAAGTTGAGATGCTTGGAACAATTAGAACTCTTTCAAATGAGACTAGACTTTTTATAAAAGAGACAATTGAGAGGGATTTACCAATTTTTGTGGAAAGTCTTGGAGGAAAAGCTGAAGTTAGTATAAGACTCGGTTACGCACCTGTAATAAATAATGAGGAAATGACAGATTTTGTTGCTGAAAATATTGTTGATTTGTTTGGGAAAGATGCACTTGAAACAATTAAAGAAGCTAGAATGGATGTTGAAGATGTAAGTTATTTCTTGAATGAAATTCCAGGATGTTTTTTCAGATTAGGAACAAGAAATGAAGCGAAAAATATGGTTTACGATTTGCATCATCCAAAATTTAATGTAGATGAAGAAGCAATAAAATATGGAATTGGATTGCAATTAAAAAATATTTTAGAATATTTGAAAAAATAG
- the rlmD gene encoding 23S rRNA (uracil(1939)-C(5))-methyltransferase RlmD → MINKFEIGQKVEIEIEKIVFGGEGIGRVDGFAIFVPMSVPGDRLEIEIISLKKTYGRGLITRIIEPSKDRVEDLLKVSFEDFDGCDFGMLKYEKQLEYKNEMLKEVLTKIGGINLEEVILENIIASEHKKNYRNKTAEPIYKKNGKIMTGFYSRRSHDVFTAKENLLRSEIADKIINKFLEEINSFNGTKNEFKVYNEVNNSGFLKHIMVRNNEKNDVMIVVVVNKTSQYKNLVKVLEKMYEENEEVKSVYISVKKEQNNVILGDESRHIFGESYLEEEIEGIKFKIYPDSFFQINKRQAIKLYDKAIEYFGENKKGTVIDAFSGTGTIAMILSKDVEKVIGIESVESSVVAGNMTIEENGLKHVSLLNGKVEKVLPEILKKEKISGIIFDPPRRGIDEKALRSVVKNKIEKIVYISCNPATFARDSKFLIEKGYKLEKITAVDMFPQTAHIETVALLSKLDVDKHIDDEKANWF, encoded by the coding sequence ATGATAAATAAATTTGAAATTGGGCAAAAAGTAGAAATTGAGATTGAAAAAATTGTGTTTGGTGGCGAAGGAATAGGGAGAGTTGATGGTTTTGCGATTTTTGTGCCGATGAGTGTGCCTGGAGATAGACTTGAAATTGAGATAATTTCTTTGAAAAAAACTTACGGGAGAGGACTTATTACACGGATTATTGAGCCTTCGAAGGACAGGGTTGAAGATTTATTGAAAGTTAGTTTTGAAGATTTTGACGGATGTGATTTTGGAATGCTTAAATATGAGAAGCAGCTAGAGTATAAAAATGAGATGTTGAAAGAGGTCTTGACAAAAATTGGTGGGATAAATCTTGAAGAAGTTATTTTGGAAAACATAATTGCGAGTGAACATAAAAAAAATTATCGGAATAAGACAGCAGAGCCGATTTATAAAAAAAATGGAAAAATTATGACAGGATTTTATTCGAGAAGATCTCATGATGTTTTTACAGCGAAGGAAAATCTGTTGCGTTCAGAAATTGCTGATAAAATAATAAATAAATTTTTGGAAGAAATAAATAGCTTTAATGGAACGAAAAATGAATTTAAAGTTTACAATGAAGTCAATAATAGCGGATTTTTGAAGCATATAATGGTTAGAAATAACGAAAAAAACGATGTTATGATTGTTGTTGTTGTGAATAAAACTTCGCAATATAAAAATTTAGTTAAAGTTCTAGAAAAAATGTATGAAGAAAACGAAGAAGTAAAATCAGTTTATATTTCAGTAAAAAAAGAGCAGAATAATGTGATTTTAGGTGATGAAAGTAGACATATTTTTGGTGAAAGTTATTTGGAAGAGGAAATTGAAGGAATAAAATTTAAGATTTATCCAGATTCATTTTTTCAAATTAATAAAAGACAGGCGATAAAATTGTACGACAAAGCGATTGAATATTTTGGAGAAAATAAAAAAGGAACCGTGATTGATGCGTTTTCTGGGACTGGGACAATTGCGATGATACTTTCTAAAGATGTGGAAAAAGTAATTGGTATTGAAAGTGTTGAAAGTTCGGTTGTTGCAGGGAATATGACTATTGAAGAAAATGGGTTGAAGCATGTGAGTTTATTAAATGGAAAAGTTGAAAAAGTTTTACCAGAAATTTTGAAAAAAGAGAAAATTAGTGGAATAATTTTTGACCCGCCTAGAAGAGGAATTGATGAAAAAGCACTTAGAAGCGTTGTGAAAAATAAAATTGAAAAAATTGTTTATATTTCTTGTAATCCAGCAACTTTTGCTAGAGATAGTAAATTTTTGATTGAAAAAGGGTATAAATTGGAAAAAATTACTGCGGTGGATATGTTTCCTCAAACGGCGCATATTGAGACGGTAGCACTATTGTCCAAACTCGATGTCGATAAGCATATAGATGATGAAAAAGCAAATTGGTTTTGA